A single region of the Micropterus dolomieu isolate WLL.071019.BEF.003 ecotype Adirondacks linkage group LG02, ASM2129224v1, whole genome shotgun sequence genome encodes:
- the LOC123987495 gene encoding jupiter microtubule associated homolog 1-like: protein MTTTTTFKGMEPGAKSSSRVLRPPGGDSSFSLGTDDDSTPQRKSKMASSIFAEPEDPHAHRRNNPPTGAPTGTLCGEPSAPLRRCQQPLLFPKNPQPELTTIHNSGAALVWNQRQEGENGQEQANDECPDDVEGEQEEQQKEPQPSAPSGGANAATGSRRNPPGGKSSLILG, encoded by the exons GAATGGAGCCCGGCGCGAAAAGCAGTTCCAG GGTACTACGACCGCCAGGCGGGGATTCGAGCTTCTCCCTCGGCACAGATGACGATTCGACCCCCCAGCGCAAGAGCAAGATGGCCTCCAGCATCTTTGCAGAACCTGAGGACCCCCATGCTCATCGGAGGAACAATCCACCCA CCGGAGCACCTACAGGAACCCTGTGTGGGGAGCCCTCTGCCCCGCTTAGGCGGTGCCAGCAGCCTCTTCTCTTCCCCAAGAACCCTCAGCCGGAACTGACCACCATCCACAACTCTGGGGCAGCCTTGGTCTGGAACCAGAGACAAGAG GGTGAAAATGGCCAAGAACAAGCAAATGATG AGTGTCCTGACGACGTGGAGGGGGAGCAAGAGGAGCAGCAGAAGGAGCCACAGCCCTCGGCCCCGTCGGGAGGTGCCAACGCTGCCACTGGCAGCCGAAGAAACCCACCTGGTGGCAAGTCCAGCCTCATCCTGGGTTGA